The Macadamia integrifolia cultivar HAES 741 chromosome 4, SCU_Mint_v3, whole genome shotgun sequence genome contains the following window.
GATCCCTTCCATAACCGCCTCAAACTCAGCCTCATAAATTTTATTAATGCCTAAGAAAATACTGAAAGAGTTGCATACCTGACCTTTGCTGTCCCGAGCAATACCCCCTCCTCCTGCCCTtcctggatttcccaaagaACTGCCATCaaaattaattttgatccaGTTCGGCACAGAATTGCGCTAGTGCACTTTCAGATGAGGGGAGAAGCTGGGATTTTCGATAGGTAATCCTAATTTCCTGCAGCACAATATATCTTTAAGGGACTTCACCTCTCCTTTTGTATGCCCCAAGCAAAGAACGAGATCCTGACGAATGAATTTACAAATTATACCTCTATAATTTCCAACACTTTAACAACCCATTtgccaatttttttaattttctctgGTCATTGTTGATCCATCATAAACTATTAGTTAAAGCTTTGAACACCCTtacacacacaccaaaaaaaaaaaaaaaaaaaaaatagtccttGGACACCTATTTTCTTTGGAGGGCTGGTTCTCTTCAATTTCTTAGGAAAATGTCATGATATTTGATTCATGCAAATTCTTTGTCATCCTAATGTTGTGGTTTACTTATAATCAGGGGACAGATTGATGCTGTTGGGACCTCTCCATTTGATATTTATGGCTTTAAATTCATTACAATTGGCACACTGATGAAGTTTGCAATCACTCTCTTGTTGTTTATGTGACCACGTTATTGTATATCATGTACTCGATCCTATTTAATTGGAATAAGATTAACTATTATTATTGTTTCTGTTGGggatcctttaccatattaaacatatgaataatcctatagtgtttagaatacaagaatcatcaaccaatcataaaagattaatcatgggtgtaatccctaaaccaagaacaataaagtatcccatcttaaaatacataaccatatagatttactatatctataataatcaatgggacaaccatgacatgaaccataaatgagaataaagaagtacctgtgtcccatgaataTAGATTATGAaactctgtcccatgtggttaaacattattcccgtgaagatgacaatgacgaactacacaagtggagtccttctactgacatcttctgcagcctcttactctagggtttcatctctttctgtgcacttgctcttgtgagaaagccgtgctctcaaaaccaataaggcattaaagtaatggctgcagggaccgtcaatattttatttataatagaatccctaaaaccctattccactctcacaatggaaagagctaggagtttcctaatcagagtgggtctataattacttgggcccaatggatcaatcggtatcagttaagcccacataaaaatcctaacaatctctcacttgggctacattGATACTGATGTGTTTCCATTGATACCtagccaaataatcccaagactgaatacctctcaaacaaactttgatctagtcaataatctctactgttaaacaatagtagaaaatacacctcaatatacggcatataactatctaatgttacaaataatagaaaactatcagtccaaatcgcctggaaacatatatatatatatatatatataaggaattgatattATACCTGTGATCatatgaaatatacattttctTATAGGTCATTtattgatctaaagatcagcctaccttgaaaacctcacaggtagaaaactttgatattaatcaacacttgacaaaccgccattttcttgaattaatatcttactttggcataccgcctatggctaacTACCACTTCTatggatttatgttaaataccaccataaatcataaactttgACAAATCGCCTATGGTTAATCACCACTACCATagatttatgttaaataccaccataaatcacaaccTTTGGCAAACCGCCTATGGTAAATCACCATTTCTTTGGAATTAGGCTAAATACAgccatacatcacaaattctgacaaaatatcatcaattaccttgacttatcatcaattactttggctaagcactgccaataaaccTTAGCAGACACATctttaaactttgacttttaTCGTCTTTAAACTTTGGTTGTCGCTACCATGATatatttggttaaatgagatcataaaactcacACTAACCAAgtatatcaaaaacctcaataataccaatgtcagaaaatatggctcttgagtactttgtcgataaacttgggtgacaccacctttgggcaaatgtcacatttaccttgAGAAACatacaattgaactgaatgtaccactttggtgggtttcactcattcctatcatgttttccacatttgagatgaatatatgtacagaagtgtatgctttaatgtaTTTCTTAATCAACTaaggacaacacaaacaaataaagCATAAATGGAgataaataatttagagaacaAGATTTAAGACAAAGTCAgttcaaaattactccaaaatcattgtaaacttaatagggtaacaaaattgttcctatatcccttcagttgtgctttgatcagcaacaacacctgtttgggttccttgagagctaaaaccagattaagtaaccctaaaaatctcaggtatgaatcatacaTACCAAATAACTAGGCTGTAAAATTTAATAcgtacatctagcagataaactacacaataaatgtacatctagtagataaaacacacaagagtcacaaccataactacattcctatcctttaggctaagaatgcactggtcttcttgtaaatccaaatttacttgAAACTACAATTATTTTTATCACATATGAGCTTAGAAGcctctaagttatagtcatttccatacatgtattttctttaacttagaTGATACCACCTTTGGgaaaatgtcaccaactttactgcgcttgaaaaaactatgaaagaataggatgtgccactttggtggatttcatcCAATgctttcatagcttcctagaaatatatTGTGCAACATAAAATATGCGgaagctcacacccagtttaattctaacatatttgtCCATCATatggtgtttcaaacaaaacatacaagtacaaaatgacatgaatatgaattactatatatttcagtcataaataattcttcaatatcatgataataataaatcaatgcaaaactcaaaatagttcttttgcatgaaaaacaatatagtacactgaatttattctcccactagcaacctagtataatgaccttctactagtaacatcctcccactagcaacctaatATACCGAATTTTTcctcccactggtcgagccacataaaatagcttaagatccatacttctatcctcccacttggttcgaccaataataaattaatcaatttatTAGAGAgcacaattcgttaaatgtgacatacatataaacttgttcacataagcccaaaaacagaagaaaaccaaacatttattaattaatgttcataaataggttttcaaataACAATGACAGTGTTACTGAACTTGGtgttggattgatcaaaaccgatactaatccaacccaaccaatccgaattgatccaacCGGAATATAAAAATAACACAATAAATAAACCTACAACCTCTGGTCATAGTCATAAAACACTCATCCACcttattgccattgatcaactgtccaatgccttttagggcaaaaatctttgctttaaaagcataataccaaactattgatttggttttcctagtatagaaaactaggtctttgaggcaAATATAGACCTCCATATtatcaagccacttttaaagacattcaatttaatggttcaactcaaggaagaataatccattcaatacTTAATTAATGTATGtaatatcaataaaattaaaactactATTACATCACTAATcattaaacataaccagagtatcaaccgaactacattctcaacctttgggtTTGGAATGCACTGGTCTactcaaaaactacaatgaccgtgggagctcttcaacttcgaaaattactatcacttttggatgaatagaaacttctaggttaaggtctgcccaaagtacacttgcatttatgcttatctttgataatgtcgcctttgggcaagcattacctaattcctgtcaataattttctatgtctttgaaaataagacaaaacctttgagttgcaaacctattgcagtaatcttagattttaccattATAGTGGGTTCCATCAATTCGactgcaatagcttacaactacacctggcagcttaaatttgtgaattatttaaacatgaactaaacatcatttaaatgtaaaagaacaagcatataactattaaaaaaaaaaataaacattataaTGCTCAATtttcaattacttcaagagtgtcaaccggaactacattcctgacctttggATCTGAagcatactggtccactcaagtttctgctattactacGAGACTttttctaactttcgaaaagtaccactatctttggatggacaacatcttctaggttgagaaattcctattctgtttttcacttgctttaactttaacttttatttgataatgtcacatttgggtgaacattagcaaccttgctaccaaccattattctttgtttttttcaaacaaaaaagatatttgatttgtattctattacaataaggttgaactttaccactttggtggattccatccaatcttactgtaatagtctacaaattcattccgacagctaaaagtgggattgtttaagcatgaataaaaatattcataaaaaaaagcatgaactacattaccaagaataaacaagttcatattctgatatgcaagtaatgtatgagttgattttcttttatttcttcctattaatagaaaaatcataaagaatcattaaccacccatacttgtaacttatacaaaatagaccataaaagttgatcaaaactaggctcataatatatcaaaacgaagagcacgaaaaactaaactcaacgcaaaaaaccagggtgaaaaattcttcacgatttgcccgtacgagccatttgaagttgcagaagaaaaatagatcaaaatcaatatagtttcccaaaccaaccggtttgGCGAAGCGGTTTAATCCAGTTTGGGCATATTGGTTCCGGGTCAATtagtcaacgacccggtcaacctttgactgagtcaaacagagttggtcatgagttgacccactgcacctTGGGTCAACTCGatagggttttcgagttgacccggcgatgactcgccgcctttttttttctctctgctCCGGTAGCTGATTTTCGACGGTACGTGATGGCACGTCTGGAGGTTTTTGGAGACTTACGGCATACCACCACAACCGTCTtctcgtgctctacaacttttgtgaagaaggTTTTCCCATACGGGATGTTTAAGcgatggtaaaattatgattttcatgatttgggacccaaatcctatacaaaatcaattttcctttttcttgattctaacactataaggcttggctctgataccaattgttggggatcctttaccatattaaacatatgaataaccctatagtgtttagaatacaagaatcatcaaccaatcataaaagattaatcatgggtgtagtccctaaaccaagaacaataaaatatcccatcttaaaatacataaccatatagatttaccatatctataataatcaatgggacaaccatgatatgaaccataaatgggaataaagaagtacctgtgtcccatgaacatagatcatgaaactctgtcccatgtggttaaacattactcccatgaagatgacaatgacgaactacgcaagtggagtccttctactgagatcttctacaacctcttactctagggtttcctctctttctatgcacttgctcttgtgagaaagctgtgctcccaaaaccaataaggcattacaGTAATGGCTGCAgagaccgtcagtattctatttataatagaattcctaaaaccctattccactctcacaatgaaAAGAGCTAAGAGTTTCCTAATCAAAATGGGtttataattgcttgggcccaatgaatcaatcggtatcagttaagtccacataaaaatcctaacgaTTTCACATTTATTCGTTTTGAAAGGTCCACTCTATTAATCTGTGGcatctccattttcttttttatacaGTTTGATCAGGACAGGCCATTCTAGAAACAACTTGGCCATTATGGTCGATTTGATCCCAAGTCCTAAATCCATGATAAGTAGGTCACTTTaatatcattaaaaatcaaGTTGAGCCAGGCACAAAAGATATTACAGCCTAGTCTTGGGCTCGTTGACTAGGCTTGCTGACAGGGCCTCGATTTACCTGTCCTAAACCCAGCCTGAGCTTTGGGCTCATTATGAGTTCATATCAGTAATTGTCTAAAAGTGGAAAAATCCTTCTAGATTTCTGCATGTAAAAGTGATTCTACTTGTCTTTCTCTGACAAAATTAATAGGAATAAGATTACATACCAAGAGTCAGCCTATGAGGATTCTCTTCAGCCTAAAAATGAAGTCCACAAGCATCCAAGAAGAGGATCTTGGTTAATAAGAACATATATATCAAATTTCACATCTGAGTAGAATGAGGGAGGGTCACAATTGACCGTGCAACTGCTACTGCTAAAGTTGTAGTAAAGTTGGGATCTTTGGCTAAGGAAGCTACATATTCTTCAATTATGTTGTTATCCATGGAATCATGGCAAGGACTTGTGCTCTCTTCATGAACCGGAGGAAGAGCTAAACCAAGGGTTGTATTTGGTTGAGAAAAATTAATATTAGCTAAAAAACTGTGGGAATTGGTAGTTGAGGCCATGGTTGTGCAATCTGGTGAATCTGTGAAACCATTCGGTGCTTCAATAACCGCATGGTTATGTTCTCCTTCATATGTTGCAACCAGTAATGACTTGTCGTTTACACATCTCTGTACCTAATcacagaagggaagaagaaataagcTCATCTTATTGTTTCTTCATATGCTTGGCTGTCTTGAAGGAAAGGTTAGTACAAACTGACCTTCCTAAGAAAAGGAGACATGGGTTAGTTAAAAAAACTGGTTAGTTCAAACTCAATAAAAGATCTCTCTCACCTTTTTCTTGACAGGGCAACCAGCTGGAAACATGGAACACCTGAAATAAGCTCTGGGTGATGGGTTATCTTTTGTAGTCTTCTGTCCATATTTCCTCCATTGGTATCCATCTTTCACTACCTGAAAACGTTTTTAAAGGATCGATATTGAATCAAANNNNNNNNNNNNNNNNNNNNAAggataattatatatatatatatatatatggggagggggagggttTACCcttttatatacatatatatatatatatatacacatgttGGGGGCACTACACACGGGGTAGGGAGGGTGAGATGACACCCACGCCTCCATGAAAGGTGGAAACACCCACCCTGTTGATCCTTCTAGGCACTCCTATTTGGCCCCGGTATAAGACCCATGCTCTAGGACATATATATAGTAAAACAAACCCACCAATTATGCCAGTGTTCCTCCTAGCGTGGGGGCCACATACATCATTAGGTAGCCTTTTTTTCCCCacatattgaaaaaaaaattatatctagGAGCCTAGTACGTAGCCTATGCCAACACTCCCATATgtccatctctttctccttcctctatGAAAAGACATCCCTACTCTTTAtttgggagaagagagagataagatATATatgagggggtggggggttcTCTGAGATGGAGTATCAGGGTTTGAAGGGGGTATTACGGAAAGCCATCAAAGGGGGGTATTTAGAACATTTTGTAGAGGGTGCTACAAGGGAGATGACACCCACGTGTAGTTTGGGTTTCAAATGGGCATTGTGAGATGATAGAAATAATATGAAGGAGACATTGTTGTATTTCAATGTATGTTTATACAAGAGAGTAGACCTATATATAAGTCTAGAGAAATACAGTGAACATTAATGAGCTAGGTGGTAGTTGTAGAAAATACAGCAATGATAAAGAAATATAATCCTACAATTTCTGACTTATATGACTTACATTAACACTACGCCTACAATTATTGACTTACTTCAACGTGAGACCGTAATAGCAGTGAGATACAGGGGCAAAAATAACCAGTCACCCTCGTGAAATGAAAATTGACATATATAAGGATGCTTTATTTAACTCGTGCATTTCCATTGGCCCTCACTCACCAATAAGAACATACTTTTCCACAGAAACACACTGGTTCTTTGTTTTGGAGAGCACCGTGGGCAAGGATTCCTTACATCTATTTTTCTTATTCTCTAATTAGGGACAGGAATTTCCTATCAAagccggaggagagagagactcatGGGAGCATAGTTGTAGGCCATGCCCCTATTGAGAGTTCTGTTTTCCCATTCCCATATACTGATGTACAAATTGAAGTATGGGAAGATGACTTACATGACTAGAGTCCCCCGGATCTGTTCTTGTGAGGACTCGAGAAATCTTGGTTTTTGCAACTTCATTCCTAGCTCTCTTGTTGGAGTCTTCACTTGAGCCACTCTCTGCAGCGGCAGCAACTGGGGCAACAGCTGTTTCTCGAGTCAGCTTCCCCTGTAGGTAGGCATGTAGGAACCTGCAGTTACTGGTCATCACTTCAAGAGAAAAGCTGAGCTTCTCATTCTCTTTGTATAGACGCTCCATCTCTGCTTCCATAACTTGCACCTGAAGAAAGTAACAAAATTATAAGTAATTATAAGATTAAAATATCCCATCTCTCAAGCTTCCAAATTGCAGAACTATCTAGATACCCATTTACCTTTTTTGCGAGAGACGTATCGTGTTCACCATCCATGATATGATATATTAAACTGGACGGGAAGGGATTGATAGATATATaggaaaatcaaaagaagaggacaaaccagttttttaagattttttttttttttttttttttgataattcgTCGCAAGAAATATTATTCAATGATCGTTCCTTTCACGCTCGTTATATCATTATTTTCCAGCTCAAGGAGGCCAATttgtcttcttctctctctctctc
Protein-coding sequences here:
- the LOC122077473 gene encoding probable WRKY transcription factor 40 produces the protein MDGEHDTSLAKKVQVMEAEMERLYKENEKLSFSLEVMTSNCRFLHAYLQGKLTRETAVAPVAAAAESGSSEDSNKRARNEVAKTKISRVLTRTDPGDSSHVVKDGYQWRKYGQKTTKDNPSPRAYFRCSMFPAGCPVKKKVQRCVNDKSLLVATYEGEHNHAVIEAPNGFTDSPDCTTMASTTNSHSFLANINFSQPNTTLGLALPPVHEESTSPCHDSMDNNIIEEYVASLAKDPNFTTTLAVAVARSIVTLPHSTQM